The window CCAATTAATTTCGGCCTCCTTCGATTTTCAATTGAGTAATCAAATTGTTCGCGAAGAATCGGCACTTACACAACGTGTATCCATTTTTCTGACAGCCATTTTTTGGGTTGCGTTGCCAATTTATCTGTTACAAATAATCAAATATTTCAGAGTACCGGTCTATTTTTCCGGGCCCTATGCCGGTCTGATTGTTTTTTTACTACTGTTAATTCTTGTTGGAATCATGTATGGGATGAAAGTATCATCCATTCGTTTATTAGGTAGTATTTTTAAGGTAGAGAAAGAAACTGAAGCCTATATCTTTAATGTTTTTCTTTATAACAAGCTTTCCGGACTCCTTTTATTACCCATTGTAATTTTAATTCGCTTTATGCCCGAAGATTTTTCCAGGTTTTTTTTTCTTACAGGCCTTGCTATACTTGGTGTTTCATTTTTAGCAAGAGTTGTTAGAGGATTTTTAATCGGATTATCTAAAAAGGGTGTTTCTATCGTTCATTTAGTTTTATACTTTTGCACCCTCGAAATTCTGCCTCTCGTGTTAGTGGCAAAATTTCTGAGCAATCAATTGGGCTAAGTACATTTTAAACAAGGATGGAGAAAGAAATCAAACAAAAAGTAAAAACCATACTGGTTTCTCAGCCAAAACCTGAAACGGATAAAAGTCCGTATTTCGACATGGTAAAAAAGTTCAATGTAAAAATTGACTTCCGACCCTT of the Bacteroidia bacterium genome contains:
- a CDS encoding DUF4271 domain-containing protein, translated to MVQDTGKVFSVDSLHQAGDTALVQVKPALPVTKPVPAPKKIEYTTSIFKNHALERLHPSGLIRNTAREEWLIALLVLILSIIAYLRVSYYRRFTQLISASFDFQLSNQIVREESALTQRVSIFLTAIFWVALPIYLLQIIKYFRVPVYFSGPYAGLIVFLLLLILVGIMYGMKVSSIRLLGSIFKVEKETEAYIFNVFLYNKLSGLLLLPIVILIRFMPEDFSRFFFLTGLAILGVSFLARVVRGFLIGLSKKGVSIVHLVLYFCTLEILPLVLVAKFLSNQLG